In Hypanus sabinus isolate sHypSab1 unplaced genomic scaffold, sHypSab1.hap1 scaffold_2626, whole genome shotgun sequence, a single window of DNA contains:
- the LOC132388085 gene encoding twinfilin-1-like: MNATGRPRFLHSDPSALPSSSLTSLSLLALLQRLDTEQEVITLVSERTIGLEDLPSQVPADSPRWHFFLYTHSHEGQTLDSLVFIYSMPGSNCTIKERMLYSSCKAPFIASVEQQMGLEIAKKVEIDAGSELTADYLQDQLHPPKHAPPPHLRQAAGPLPLPRGPPPHRPDPTGVTAVSAGRVGRGRPLPGRRKGAWCRELKGNFVTAGLERVNWFFLWWGGCLWDGKGCGNYRLNVWHQAYFGSQIVEYLDQCD; this comes from the exons ATGAATGCTACAGGTCGTCCCAGGTTCCTGCATTCGGATCCCAGTGctctcccttcctcctccctAACATCGCTCTCCCTTCTCGCCCTTCTGCAGAGGCTTGACACGGAGCAGGAAGTGATCACATTGGTCAGCGAGCGGACGATCGGGCTGGAGGATTTGCCCAGCCAGGTTCCCGCCGACTCCCCCCGCTGGCATTTTTTCCTGTACACGCATTCGCACGAGGGCCAGACCCTCGATTCGCTGG TGTTTATCTACTCGATGCCGGGCAGCAATTGCACCATCAAGGAGCGGATGCTGTATTCTAGCTGCAAGGCTCCGTTCATCGCCAGCGTGGAGCAACAGATGGGGCTGGAAATCGCAAAGAAG GTGGAAATCGACGCAGGCTCTGAGTTGACGGCCGACTACCTCCAGGACCAGCTTCACCCCCCAAAGCACGCCCCCCCGCCCCACCTTCGACAAGCCGCCGGGCCCCTCCCGCTCCCGCGGGGGCCCCCGCCGCATCGTCCGGACCCCACCGGAGTGACAGCAGTCAGTGCGGGGCGGGTGGGGAGGGGTCGTCCGCTGCCGGGAAGGAGGAAGGGTGCCTGGTGCCGAGAATTAAAAGGGAATTTTGTAACCGCAGGTTTGGAGCGTGTGAACTGGTTTTTTTTGTGGTGGGGGGGATGTTTATGGGACGGGAAGGGCTGTGGAAATTACCGATTGAATGTTTGGCACCAGGCGTACTTTGGATCTCAGATTGTGGAATATTTGGATCAATGTGATTGA